The Posidoniimonas polymericola genome includes the window CGGGCGCCGTGGCCGCGGTCGCTGTAGACCGTGGCCATGTTGGGACCGCGTACGCCGTCGTGCTGGAAGTGCTTGTAGAACGGCCGCACGCCCATCTGCCGGACCTGGGTCTGGATTAGCTCGCCGACACCGTTGTCGACCATCGCGGTGACGATGCCGGTCTTGAGGCCGAAGCAGCTCGCCAGGTTGGCCGCGCAGTTGTACTCGCCGCCCGACACGTGCACGGAGAAGTTGGTCGCCTTGCGGAACGGGGTGATACCCGGGTCGAGCCGGTGGACCAGCGCCCCCAGCGAGACAAAATCGAGTTCACAATCGTCGGTGCGGACAGACAAGCCAGACATACGCGCAGCCACCTTTTCTTTCGCGGGCCAGGGTCGGGTAGTTCGAGCCGCTCATTATCCCCAGCGGAAGCCGCGACCAAAAGGGGCGGCGGCGATTCTGCATCGGAAGCTCCCCGATTTGCGCTCTCGAGCCGCCCCGCCCTGCCCCGCTCGCCGGCCGCCATATTGACCACCGGCCCCATCCGGCAGAAGATCGGGGGCAAGACGGCCTTCCCCCTGTTCCTTCCGAAAGGACCCACCGTGTCTGAGCTTTGCGATTTCGGCCTGATTGGCCTCGCCGTGATGGGCGAAAACCTGGCCCTGAATGTCGAGAGCCGCGGCTACAAGGTGGCCGTCTACAACCGCACAACCAGCGTCACCGACGACTTCATCGCCGGCCGCGCCGCGGGCAAACAGTTTGTCGGCTGCCACACGCTGGAGGACCTGGTTAAGAACCTGGCCCGGCCCCGCAAGGTGATGATGATGGTCAAGGCCGGCCCGGCGGTGGACGCCGTGATCGACTCGCTCAAGCCGCTCCTGGAGCCGGGCGACATCATCATCGACGGCGGCAACACCTACTACGCCGACACCGAGCGGCGCACCAAGGAGGTCGAGGCCGCCGGCTTCCTGTACTCCGGCACCGGCGTCAGTGGCGGCGAGGAGGGCGCGCTGAAGGGCCCCAGCATGATGCCGGGCGGCTCGCCCGACAGCTGGCCGCACCTCAAGCCGATCTTCCAGGCGATCGCCGCCAAGGTAGGCCCCAACAACGACATCCCGTGCTGCGAGTGGGTCGGCCCCCGCGGCGCCGGGCACTACGTGAAGATGGTGCACAACGGCATCGAGTACGGCGACATGCAGCTCATCTGCGAGGCCTACTCGATGCTCAAGGAGGGCCTCGGCCTCTCCAACGACGAGCTGTACGACGTGTTCGCCGAATGGAACAAGGGCGACCTCGACAGCTACTTGATCGAGATCACCCGCGACATCTTCAGCGTCAAGGACGCCGCCAGTTCCTCAGAGAACGGGGGCCAGTTCATGGTCGACCTGGTGCTCGACCGCGCCGGCGCCAAGGGGACCGGCAAGTGGATGAGCCAGCTGGCGCTCGACCTGGGCGTGCCCAGCACGCTGGTCACCGAGGCGGTCTACGCCCGCGGCCTGTCGGCCCGCAAGGACGAGCGCGTGAAGGCCAGCAAGGTGCTCAAGGGCCCTTCGCCCAAGTACGACGGCGACAAGAAGCAGTTCATCGAGCAGGTCCGCCAGGCGCTGTACGCCTCGAAGATCGTCAGCTACGCGCAGGGCTTTGTGCAGCTGCAGGCGGCCGCCGCCGAGCACGACTGGCCGCTCAACTACGGCGACTGCGCCATGCTGTGGCGGGGCGGGTGCATCATCCGCGCCGTGTTCCTCGACCGCATCAAGGAGGCGTTCGACAAGGAGCCGAACCTCGAGAACCTGCTGCTCAACTCGTACTTCGCGGGCGCGGTCGACCAGTGCCAGGACGCATGGCGGCACGTGGTGTCGCAGGCCGCCCTGCTGGGCATCCCGGTGCCGGCGTTCTACACCGCCCTGGCCTACTACGACGGCTTCCGCCGCGAGACCCTGCCGGCCAACCTGCTGCAGAGCCAGCGCGACTACTTCGGCGCCCACACCTACGAGCGCGTCGACAAGCCGCGGGGCGAGATGTTTCACACCGAGTGGTTGGATCTGCGGAAGGAGCCTTCGTAGGGATTCTAATCACGGAGTCACCCAGGGCGCCGGAGAATAGCCGACGGATTACATCC containing:
- the gnd gene encoding decarboxylating NADP(+)-dependent phosphogluconate dehydrogenase, whose translation is MSELCDFGLIGLAVMGENLALNVESRGYKVAVYNRTTSVTDDFIAGRAAGKQFVGCHTLEDLVKNLARPRKVMMMVKAGPAVDAVIDSLKPLLEPGDIIIDGGNTYYADTERRTKEVEAAGFLYSGTGVSGGEEGALKGPSMMPGGSPDSWPHLKPIFQAIAAKVGPNNDIPCCEWVGPRGAGHYVKMVHNGIEYGDMQLICEAYSMLKEGLGLSNDELYDVFAEWNKGDLDSYLIEITRDIFSVKDAASSSENGGQFMVDLVLDRAGAKGTGKWMSQLALDLGVPSTLVTEAVYARGLSARKDERVKASKVLKGPSPKYDGDKKQFIEQVRQALYASKIVSYAQGFVQLQAAAAEHDWPLNYGDCAMLWRGGCIIRAVFLDRIKEAFDKEPNLENLLLNSYFAGAVDQCQDAWRHVVSQAALLGIPVPAFYTALAYYDGFRRETLPANLLQSQRDYFGAHTYERVDKPRGEMFHTEWLDLRKEPS